From Vitis vinifera cultivar Pinot Noir 40024 chromosome 14, ASM3070453v1, a single genomic window includes:
- the LOC100258643 gene encoding uncharacterized protein LOC100258643 codes for MKQHLAGVKGDIGPCKSVPPDVKFRMENSLQEFVNSKKAAQEAYECRNPYGLNVSQFEGDRAEGEEEVQEMQSPMAANSGKRKKSTVDKYFAPRNTQGAQPSMRSVLAGKEAIWRADMAVGRLFYDACIPTNAVNSFYFKPMLDAISAIGPGYKGPNYHQLRVNLLKDAKKEVQLLVDSYRAIWAKVGCTIMGDGWTDNRQRTLINFLVYCPEGISFVKSVDASDIVKDATNLFQLFDEVIEWVGPLNVIHIVTDNAANYVAAGRLISQKHKHINWSPCAAHCLNLIFKDIGKMDHVAELLVEKKRRMDRNFATWYNSLCYYIHCTQESS; via the exons atgaaacaacatcttgCTGGAGTGAAAGGAGATATTGGTCCATGTAAATCGGTTCCTCCTGATGTAAAATTTCGAATGGAAAATTCTTTGCAAGAGTTTGTGAATTCTAAGAAAGCAGCCCAAGAAGCATATGAATGTAGAAATCCATATGGTCTTAATGTGTCACAATTTGAAGGGGATAGGGCAGAAGGTGAAGAAGAGGTTCAAGAAATGCAAAGTCCTATGGCAGCTAAtagtggaaaaaggaaaaaatcaacaGTGGATAAGTATTTTGCACCAAGAAATACTCAAGGAGCTCAACCTTCCATGAGGAGTGTACTAGCTGGGAAAGAAGCTATTTGGAGAGCGGATATGGCGGTTGGGAGATTATTTTATGATGCATGCATTCCTACTAATGCAGTGAATTCCTTCTACTTCAAGCCAATGTTGGATGCTATATCTGCAATTGGTCCTGGATATAAGGGTCCAAATTACCATCAACTACGGGTTAATCTTTTAAAGGATGCCAAGAAGGAAGTTCAGTTACTTGTGGACTCTTATCGTGCAATTTGGGCAAAAGTTGGGTGTACAATAATGGGTGATGGTTGGACAGataatagacaaagaacactcaTCAACTTCCTTGTGTATTGTCCTGAAggaatatcatttgtgaaatcCGTTGATGCTTCAGACATTGTCAAGGATGCAACTAATTTGTTTCAGTTATTTGATGAGGTGATTGAATGGGTTGGTCCACTCAATGTTATTCATATAGTCACTGATAATGCAGCAAATTATGTGGCCGCGGGGAGATTGATTTCTCAAAAGCATAAACATATTAATTGGTCACCTTGTGCAGCTCATTGtcttaatttgatctttaaggATATTGGTAAGATGGACCATGTTGCTGAACTT TTGgttgagaaaaagagaaggatgGACAGAAATTTTGCGACCTGGTACAACTCGCTTTGCTACTACATTCATTGCACTCAAGAgtcttcatga